A single region of the Gasterosteus aculeatus chromosome 1, fGasAcu3.hap1.1, whole genome shotgun sequence genome encodes:
- the polr2i gene encoding DNA-directed RNA polymerase II subunit RPB9 has product MDLEPGTYEPGFVGIRFCQECNNMLYPKEDKENRILLYACRNCDYQQEADNSCIYVNKITHEVDELTQIIADVSQDPTLPRTEDHPCPKCGHKEAVFFQSHSMKAEDAMRLYYVCTAPHCGHRWTE; this is encoded by the exons ATGGATTTAGAACCCGGAACATACGAACCAGGATTTGTTGGTATTAGGTTTTGTCAAGAATG TAACAACATGTTATACCCTAAAGAAGACAAGGAGAATCGCATCCTGCTCTATGCG TGCAGGAACTGTGACTACCAACAAGAAGCAGACAACAGCTGCATCTACGTCAACAAGATCACCCACGAAGTGGA TGAGTTGACACAAATCATTGCTGATGTATCTCAGGATCCAACACTTCCAAGGACAGAGGACCACCCCTGTCCCAA ATGCGGTCACAAGGAGGCAGTGTTTTTCCAGTCTCACAGTATGAAGGCTGAG GACGCTATGAGACTGTACTACGTCTGCACGGCCCCTCACTGTGGACACAGATGGACGGAGTAA
- the foxg1c gene encoding forkhead box protein G1c, producing MDHLKTSERVFHKSSFSISSLLLRREGVMGAADSPSPSQTLRCAHPEKRRQEETRAKNCETRKTESNTATSEAKREGNPCESKESGGAEESANPEKPPFSYNALIMMAIRQSPERRLTLNGIYEFIMDNFPYYRQNRQGWQNSIRHNLSLNKCFVKVPRHYDDPGKGNYWMLDPCSEDVFIGGTSGKLRRRAAAGSGTKLAIKRGGGRLMSSSTATSLTLATAGSFYWPVPPFLPLQAPVRTHLGAGTYLGAHPRFPSHATSTVSQRSRLGATGAADANRFVQTHQEMSYIGLSCAQSRRHQIGAACTAFSTSIPARTLPLSDPYSFNMISGQASYFYSHQIPCAATFGPCQEECAKTSLNGHSDLGGFCNDFPNYCPQISSSPPSSWVIEK from the coding sequence ATGGACCACTTGAAAACTTCGGAACGCGTTTTCCACAAGTCCTCGTTCAGCATCAGCAGCTTGTTGTTGAGGCGAGAGGGGGTGATGGGCGCCGCGGACTCTCCTTCTCCGTCCCAGACGCTGCGCTGCGCGCATCCAGAGAAACGCCGTCAGGAGGAAACCCGTGCCAAGAACTGCGAGACCCGCAAAACAGAGAGCAACACGGCCACTTCAGAAGCAAAACGAGAAGGAAATCCCTGCGAATCGAAGGAAAGTGGAGGAGCGGAAGAAAGCGCAAACCCCGAGAAACCTCCTTTCAGTTACAACGCGCTCATCATGATGGCGATCCGCCAGAGCCCGGAGCGACGGCTCACTCTCAACGGCATCTATGAGTTTATCATGGACAACTTCCCTTACTACCGGCAGAACCGCCAGGGGTGGCAGAATTCCATCAGACACAACTTGAGTCTGAACAAGTGTTTCGTCAAAGTTCCGCGCCATTACGACGATCCGGGTAAAGGGAACTACTGGATGCTGGACCCCTGCAGTGAGGACGTCTTCATAGGCGGCACGTCGGGGAAACTGCGGCGCAGGGCCGCGGCCGGCTCCGGAACCAAGCTCGCGATAAAAAGGGGAGGAGGTCGTCTGATGTCCTCCAGCACAGCGACCAGCTTGACCTTGGCGACGGCGGGTTCGTTTTATTGGCCGGTGCCGCCGTTTCTGCCTCTCCAAGCGCCGGTGCGCACCCACCTCGGCGCGGGGACTTATCTCGGCGCTCACCCCCGGTTCCCGAGCCACGCCACGTCGACAGTTTCGCAGCGGTCCCGGTTGGGCGCAACAGGCGCCGCGGACGCCAACCGGTTCGTGCAGACGCACCAGGAGATGTCTTACATTGGACTTAGCTGCGCGCAATCCAGACGCCATCAGATCGGCGCAGCCTGCACGGCCTTCTCCACATCCATCCCCGCGCGCACACTGCCGCTGTCGGATCCGTACTCTTTTAACATGATCTCCGGACAGGCCAGCTACTTTTACTCTCACCAAATACCATGCGCCGCGACGTTCGGTCCGTGCCAAGAGGAGTGCGCCAAGACGTCTCTGAACGGCCACTCAGACCTCGGCGGGTTTTGTAATGACTTTCCAAATTACTGTCCTCAAATCAGTTCAAGCCCTCCTTCGTCTTGGGTTATAGAAAAATAA
- the pglyrp5 gene encoding peptidoglycan recognition protein 5 yields the protein MAQTGNIVSRQQWGAAAPKKKETMKGSAQRVVIHHTALPGCKDQRECMKRLVSIQRNHMTERGFDDIGYNFLVGGDGAVYEGRGWGVVGAHAKGNNHDSLGIAFMGNFKEDTPSPEAMSSVKRLLESGVHRGLLRPQFSVFGHRDLGQTECPGAKLYAALPQLRE from the exons ATGGCGCAAACAG GTAACATTGTTTCAAGGCAGCAGTGGGGAGCAGCTGCCCCtaaaaaaaaggagaccatGAAAGGCTCTGCCCAGAGGGTGGTCATCCACCACACCGCCCTCCCAGGATGTAAAGACCAGAGGGAGTGCATGAAGCGTCTTGTCAGCATTCAGAGAAACCATATGACGGAAAGAGGCTTCGATGACATCGGATATAA tTTTCTTGTCGGAGGCGACGGTGCAGTGTACGAGGGCCGCGGTTGGGGCGTGGTGGGGGCGCACGCCAAAGGCAACAATCATGACTCCCTGGGGATTGCCTTCATGGGCAATTTCAAag AGGACACGCCAAGCCCAGAGGCCATGTCGTCCGTGAAGCGTCTGCTGGAGTCTGGAGTTCATCGGGGCCTTTTGCGCCCACAGTTTTCCGTGTTTGGTCACAGAGACCTGGGACAGACCGAATGTCCAGGAGCCAAACTGTATGCAGCACTGCCACAGCTGAGGGAGTAG